Proteins encoded by one window of Hafnia alvei:
- a CDS encoding Trm112 family protein, with protein MDHRLLEIIACPVCNGKLYFNKENQELVCKADRLGYPLRDGIPVLLENEARQLPVDEK; from the coding sequence ATGGATCATCGTTTACTCGAAATTATTGCTTGCCCTGTCTGCAATGGAAAACTCTACTTCAATAAAGAAAATCAGGAATTAGTGTGCAAAGCGGACCGCCTAGGTTATCCGTTGCGTGACGGTATTCCAGTATTACTCGAGAATGAAGCCCGCCAACTTCCAGTGGATGAGAAATAA
- the kdsB gene encoding 3-deoxy-manno-octulosonate cytidylyltransferase: MSFIAIIPARYSSTRLPGKPLADIGGKPMVVHVMERALESGAARVIVATDHEDVKQAVEAAGGEVCMTRADHHSGTERLAEVIEKCGFADDEIIVNIQGDEPLIPPAIICQVAQNLAGSEAGMATLAVPITTSEEAFNPNAVKVVCDKNGYALYFSRATIPWDRDRFAVSRDEIGNVFLRHIGIYAYRAGFIRRYVTWAPSDLEQIEMLEQLRVLWYGEKIHVDVAQTAPSPGVDTIEDLETVRAIFAAAQ, translated from the coding sequence ATGAGTTTTATTGCTATTATTCCTGCTCGCTACTCTTCAACACGCCTACCGGGCAAGCCTTTAGCCGATATTGGCGGCAAGCCGATGGTTGTGCATGTTATGGAAAGAGCGCTGGAGTCTGGCGCTGCACGCGTCATTGTGGCTACCGATCATGAAGATGTTAAGCAAGCTGTAGAAGCGGCGGGTGGTGAAGTTTGCATGACGCGAGCCGATCATCATTCTGGCACCGAGCGTTTGGCTGAAGTGATTGAAAAATGTGGCTTTGCAGATGATGAGATTATCGTCAACATTCAAGGCGATGAGCCGTTGATCCCGCCAGCCATTATCTGTCAGGTGGCGCAGAATTTGGCCGGTAGCGAAGCGGGTATGGCCACGTTGGCGGTACCGATTACGACTAGCGAAGAGGCGTTTAATCCAAATGCGGTAAAAGTCGTTTGTGATAAAAATGGCTATGCGCTCTACTTCTCACGCGCGACAATTCCTTGGGATCGCGATCGCTTTGCGGTATCACGTGATGAAATTGGCAACGTTTTCCTGCGCCACATTGGTATTTACGCTTATCGTGCTGGTTTTATTCGCCGCTATGTTACTTGGGCACCTAGCGATCTTGAGCAGATTGAAATGCTCGAGCAGCTGCGAGTGCTTTGGTACGGTGAAAAAATTCATGTGGATGTTGCGCAAACCGCGCCAAGCCCTGGTGTTGACACCATTGAAGATTTGGAAACCGTTCGTGCTATTTTTGCGGCGGCTCAATAA
- a CDS encoding YcbJ family phosphotransferase, whose protein sequence is MDHLKAELSVVLGESIGRLEQISEQPYASLFALYNQQGTPLPLVAKTFLCQGIAQQEAYKLSMLARQGDIRLPTVYGVLTTHQSPFKEVLLIERLRGVSVEAPTRTPQRWSCLKDQIAEGLLSWHRIDSHGCVGNVDSVQENRWPAWYAQRLEVIWATLGNMPTSDLSIEARRILFRSKEQLPELFAGFDDSCVLVHGNLTLRSMLKDPKSDQLLAMLNPGMMLWAPREYDLFRLSEDGMATELLHSYLQKAPVSEDFMVRRWLYVLWESIGRYLHTGVVDRPVVERAAQQLLPWLG, encoded by the coding sequence ATGGATCATTTAAAAGCCGAACTTAGCGTTGTTCTTGGTGAGTCAATTGGCCGCTTAGAACAGATCAGTGAACAGCCGTATGCCAGCCTTTTTGCCCTCTATAATCAGCAGGGCACGCCTTTACCTTTGGTAGCAAAAACTTTTTTATGCCAAGGAATTGCCCAACAGGAAGCTTACAAACTGTCGATGCTTGCACGGCAGGGCGATATCCGCTTACCGACGGTTTATGGCGTTCTCACAACCCATCAGTCCCCATTCAAAGAAGTATTATTAATTGAACGATTGCGCGGTGTTTCTGTTGAAGCGCCGACACGAACGCCGCAGCGCTGGTCGTGCTTAAAAGACCAAATTGCAGAAGGGCTCCTCTCTTGGCATCGCATTGATAGCCACGGTTGTGTGGGTAACGTTGACAGCGTACAGGAAAATCGCTGGCCAGCTTGGTACGCACAGCGCTTGGAGGTCATCTGGGCCACGCTTGGCAATATGCCAACGTCTGATTTAAGCATTGAAGCTCGCCGTATTTTGTTTCGAAGTAAAGAACAATTGCCTGAGCTGTTTGCGGGCTTTGACGATAGCTGCGTGCTGGTTCATGGCAACTTAACGCTAAGAAGCATGTTAAAAGATCCCAAAAGCGATCAGCTACTTGCCATGCTGAATCCAGGAATGATGCTCTGGGCTCCGCGTGAGTATGATCTATTCCGTTTGAGCGAAGATGGTATGGCTACCGAATTGCTTCACTCCTATTTGCAGAAAGCCCCCGTGAGCGAGGATTTTATGGTACGCCGCTGGCTATATGTTCTGTGGGAGTCAATTGGGCGCTATTTACATACTGGCGTGGTAGATCGTCCGGTTGTTGAACGCGCAGCTCAGCAACTGCTCCCTTGGTTGGGTTAA
- a CDS encoding nucleobase:cation symporter-2 family protein codes for MSVINPHLKIEHSKSIPLDDAVERRLPIAQLFTLGLQHVLVMYAGAVAVPLVIGGSLGLPKDQIAFLISSDLFCCGVVTLLQCLGIGRFAGIRLPVIMSVTFAAVTPMLAIGADPNIGLTGIFGATIASGIIATLLVPIIGRLMPLFPTVVTGVVITSIGISIMQVGIDWAAGGKGNPDYGSPIYIGTSLLVLVFILLVTRFAKGFLCNISVLLGILFGFAIAFSMGKVNFSGLDNAAWFAPIKPFAFGMPTFEPVSILTLTIIMLITFIESMGMFLALGDIVGRPTKQADIIRGLRVDGIGTVIGGLFNSFPHTSFSQNVGLVSVTGISSRWVCVMSGGILILFGLIPKMALIVASIPQFVLGGAGIVMFGMVLATGIRILSRANYSTNRYNLYIVAISIGIGMIPTVSHDFFSQLPAAIQPLLHSGILLATVCAVSLNLYFNGYHPDKELENDNGENEIVEEVAK; via the coding sequence ATGAGCGTCATAAATCCGCATCTAAAAATAGAACACAGTAAAAGTATACCGTTAGACGATGCCGTCGAGCGCAGGCTACCGATTGCACAGCTGTTCACGCTAGGTTTACAGCATGTTCTCGTGATGTACGCTGGTGCCGTTGCCGTGCCTTTGGTTATCGGCGGTAGCTTAGGTTTACCCAAAGACCAAATCGCTTTTTTAATTAGCTCAGATCTTTTCTGTTGTGGCGTAGTGACGCTGTTGCAGTGTTTGGGGATTGGTCGTTTCGCCGGTATCCGTCTTCCCGTTATTATGTCTGTCACATTTGCTGCGGTAACGCCAATGCTGGCGATTGGTGCTGATCCTAATATCGGGCTGACGGGGATATTCGGTGCCACAATAGCGTCTGGTATTATTGCAACATTACTCGTTCCCATCATCGGGCGGCTTATGCCGCTGTTTCCTACGGTAGTCACCGGCGTGGTGATTACCTCTATCGGCATTAGCATTATGCAGGTGGGTATTGACTGGGCCGCGGGGGGAAAAGGGAATCCTGATTACGGTAGTCCAATATATATTGGGACCTCGCTCTTAGTGTTGGTTTTTATTCTGCTAGTGACTCGTTTTGCCAAAGGTTTCCTATGTAATATTTCCGTACTGCTCGGCATTCTTTTTGGTTTTGCCATTGCTTTCTCTATGGGGAAAGTGAATTTTTCTGGATTAGATAACGCCGCTTGGTTTGCTCCTATAAAGCCGTTTGCATTTGGCATGCCTACGTTTGAACCCGTCAGTATTCTTACGCTCACTATTATCATGCTGATCACCTTTATTGAGTCGATGGGGATGTTTCTCGCCCTTGGCGATATTGTAGGAAGGCCAACTAAGCAAGCGGATATAATTCGTGGTTTACGGGTTGATGGAATTGGTACCGTTATTGGTGGGTTGTTTAATAGTTTTCCACATACTTCTTTTTCACAAAACGTGGGTTTGGTCAGCGTAACCGGTATTTCCAGCCGTTGGGTTTGTGTTATGTCGGGCGGGATTTTAATTCTGTTTGGTTTGATCCCTAAAATGGCACTTATCGTTGCTTCTATTCCACAGTTTGTGTTGGGAGGTGCCGGTATTGTGATGTTTGGAATGGTTCTAGCAACGGGGATCCGTATCCTTTCACGCGCTAACTACAGCACTAATCGCTACAACCTTTACATCGTCGCCATCAGTATTGGTATTGGCATGATACCCACGGTGTCACATGATTTTTTTAGCCAGTTGCCAGCAGCAATTCAGCCGTTGCTTCATAGCGGTATTTTATTAGCTACCGTGTGTGCGGTAAGTCTTAATCTCTATTTCAATGGTTATCATCCCGATAAAGAGTTAGAAAACGATAACGGTGAAAATGAAATTGTAGAGGAAGTCGCCAAATAA